One Gemmatimonadota bacterium genomic window, GGCGACGCAGGAACAGGCCGTGCGGATGCTGCGGCAGGGCGGCGAGGCCGTACTGCTGGGCCTCGGCGCCGAAGCGCCCATGGCCGTAGACGGCGTGGCCATGGTCAACAGGGAACTGGTCGTTCGCGGATCGTATGCCTACACGAGCCTGGACTTCGCCTATTCCCTCGAACTGATCTCATCGGGCAGGATCGACGTCGCCTCCATGGTCGTCGAACGGGAACTGGAGCAGGGACCCGGCATTTTCGCGAAACTGGTGGACGACCCGGGCGACCTGATCAAGGTGGCGCTGGTGCCGGATTCCTGAGGCGGTCCTGTATCCCGCTACCCTTAATCGCGTCAGCGACCCGGTCCATGAAGCCGCAGCGCTTCCCGAAACACCTCCTGGGAGACCCAGCGCGTGTTATAGGCGCCCCGGTAAGTTCGCAGGTCGGCATCGTCCGGATAACGGGACGCCAGACCGTAAGGATAATCGGGCATCCCGTGAAAGGGCAGCGGTTCGATCGTGGCGGCGGTCGCCGTGTTCAGGTCGCCCTCCTTGAGCCATCCGTCGGTATGCAGGACAAAGTCTCGCGTCCAGCCAGGCGGTGGTTCGGGAAGGTCCGCGGCATCGAAGGTCACCTTGATTTCCTCTCCCGAACTGTAGATGACATAACGGTTGTCGGATGCCCTCAGCAGGGGCGTCACGTCGCCGTACCGCGTTCTGTATCCCTCGAAAGGCAGCCACTGAGGTTCGCCGCTCAACGATTGGTAATCCCTGATAAATGGTCCATAGGGCGCGGTCCGGTACTCCCGGGAGTAGCCGCGGTAGTGTAGATCCGCGATTTCGGGCGACATCCGCGTGATGCGCGTTTCGGCCTGCAAGGGTTCGTCGACGGTGAAAAAGGCCTCGCTCCAGTACAGTTGCAGGTTCGTGGTAAGCCTGACGCGGTAGTCGTCGGCAGCGAATCGGTCCGTCAAATCGATGAATACGGTCTTGTGTTCCCCAGACGGAAAGCCGGTGTACGGTATCACGGTCCGCCACATTCCTTCCTCGTCCGGCGTTTCCAGGTACGGCGCGACCACGGCGGCGTTTTCGCGCTGGGACAGGGCCAGGTTGGAACTGGGCTCGACGGGCATGATCCAGCCACACAGGTACAGGTGGATCCGTTCCGCGTCCTTCAGATCGCCCAGGTCCAGCGTAATGGAATGGAGTTCGGGGACGCCCTGGAAGTCACCGAGCCTGTAATCACCGACGTAAAGGCTGTCCCGGGCGGTGAGATGGGGCAGGATGTTTCTTCCATGGTGGTCATGAGCCGCCACGGGCAGGCGCGGTTCGGTCACCGTATGGATCTCGAGATCCGGGTACGGTGGCGGCAGGTACTTCTCATCCACGTAGATGTCCGTCTCATCCGGGTGGTCGACGACCAGCAGTTCCATTTTGTCCATGTACACCGCGTCCCATAGTTCTTCCACGACCCGGACCTCGAACTTTCCGTCCCGCAGCCGCAACTGGTCCCCGCGAATCTTCACATAATCGTTCGCCGCGTCCGGAAAGGCCGGCGTGCCGGTTTCCGTCAGGGCGCCGATGGCGCTGCGCGTCATCAGGTGGGTAACGAATACGTAACGGTCGCCGTTCCAGGTGTACAGCGACGGACACGAACCCTTGAGCCGCTGGGGTTCGACGATGAGCGTGCGGGACTCCGGATCGATCCGGTTCTGGGGCACACCGTTGCTCCAGACGACCCGGATGACGTCGGCCTGTTCCCGGGTGCCGAGACCGACGTGGGTGACGGGAGCGTCGACCAGCAGGGACTGGTAATGTGCCCCGGCGTTTACCTCGATCGTGGATCCTATGCCGTAGAAGTTGTTCTTCCCGCTTCCTTCCAGGGCCGCGGCAAGCTGCACCTTGAGCCAACCGTTTGCGTTGCCGCCGTCATTACGGAGTATCATGGGGCGGCCCGCGGAGAGTAGTACGATATCCAGGTCACCGTCATCGTCCAGGTCACCGGGTTCCACGTCTTCGATGGTCGGAGGCAGGCCGGGCAGCAGGGACGCCTGTTCCTCGAAGCGGCCATTCCCCAGGTTTCTGATCAGCCGGAGCCCTGCCCCCTCCGGCGCCGCGGCGCCGGCCAGGATCAGGTCGATGAATCCGTCATTGTCGAAGTCGACGGTCCGGACGGCGACGGCATCGAGGCCGTCACACGCATTGCCGAACGCCGATGGCGTGCCCTTTCCGTCGAAACGGCTGCCTGCTTCGTTCCACAACATCCGGCATCCGCCGCCCCCGGTTCCCGCGAGAAAAAGGTCCAGCGCGCCGTCGTTATTGAAATCGGCCGCGGCAACCGTCTTCGCTCCGTCCCA contains:
- a CDS encoding FG-GAP-like repeat-containing protein, whose amino-acid sequence is MPTGTIAISLAICLLAGCGDTPPSRDVWVEALSEKNTGLAYLYRNDLEGAAGSFEAVAGLAPGEPLGHANRALALLKLRDYRTAGATIDRAVDLAPGDGAVLSIQSDIVAALGDRERALSILARAVDQNRRDVALRYKYLTEMRRLRGPAHRDEDTLGELQAMLEYEPDNLAVLVELNETLVRMGRLQEASAGYERMSRLLVPVPADIRIWLDRTMDALNRRDTAEAGSSAGILGNLLVVDPAYRASRDRLGDPSQQSPPLYDFRTAPPDLAVVTADTLVDMNFVDAGDESISALLPAEDGWTDLALPDLDGDGRLDMVLAGPDGLAVIHNRERGWEAGSNPWTGEDAGSNYRLTTGDFDNDGDADLHVAEVGLSRVYHNAGDGTYVLVQTFDSTGSNSPVYASRADFDHDGDLDILASNGRALRFSRHTEGGLFEDATAAVGFEETGGEVSVASGDGVSGAGGNGASGTPAAQPIVWGDFDLDGAVDVVALFGDGAHRIYRNVRQGRWVDWTGRFGGIRWDGAKTVAAADFNNDGALDLFLAGTGGGGCRMLWNEAGSRFDGKGTPSAFGNACDGLDAVAVRTVDFDNDGFIDLILAGAAAPEGAGLRLIRNLGNGRFEEQASLLPGLPPTIEDVEPGDLDDDGDLDIVLLSAGRPMILRNDGGNANGWLKVQLAAALEGSGKNNFYGIGSTIEVNAGAHYQSLLVDAPVTHVGLGTREQADVIRVVWSNGVPQNRIDPESRTLIVEPQRLKGSCPSLYTWNGDRYVFVTHLMTRSAIGALTETGTPAFPDAANDYVKIRGDQLRLRDGKFEVRVVEELWDAVYMDKMELLVVDHPDETDIYVDEKYLPPPYPDLEIHTVTEPRLPVAAHDHHGRNILPHLTARDSLYVGDYRLGDFQGVPELHSITLDLGDLKDAERIHLYLCGWIMPVEPSSNLALSQRENAAVVAPYLETPDEEGMWRTVIPYTGFPSGEHKTVFIDLTDRFAADDYRVRLTTNLQLYWSEAFFTVDEPLQAETRITRMSPEIADLHYRGYSREYRTAPYGPFIRDYQSLSGEPQWLPFEGYRTRYGDVTPLLRASDNRYVIYSSGEEIKVTFDAADLPEPPPGWTRDFVLHTDGWLKEGDLNTATAATIEPLPFHGMPDYPYGLASRYPDDADLRTYRGAYNTRWVSQEVFREALRLHGPGR